CTTGGCCGGAAGCCCTCCTTTCAGTTCCTCCACCAGGAACCAAACCATCACGACCGTTAACGTGCCGAAGAGGGCAGGAAAGAAACGTACCCAGAATAACCCTCCACCCAACAACTGGATTATTGCGGCAATCCACGAGGTAAAAGGAGGCACTGAAATGTACCCCGCAGCCGGATGAAAAGCCTGGTCGAGATAGAGAAACTCATCGCGGTGCAGTTCGTATTCCGGATTGACCATGACGTACTGCAAAACAAATTTGACAAGAACCAAAAGAAACAGCATGCCGTAGCGGGAGAAAAGGGAAAATATCCTCTTTATTTTCTTTTGGCCGGTCGATACGCAATTTTTTTTATCAGCATTCACTTGACCACTTCCGCAAAATCTTCCATGTTTTCATCCACGTATGCTGCAATAACAGAAGTCTCTTCCTCTTCTATTTCCATATACTTTTCTTCCAATTCATCGAACTGTTCGAATTGTTCATACATGGCCATGAATTCCTCTTCGGTGGTGTCACGCTCGAGTTCAGCCCGGTGGCTATCGTAAATTTCCTTGGCTTTGTACAGGATTTTCGATAACCCTTTAGCTCCCATCGACTTCAAGGCCTTCGCCGCAGGGTTGTCAAAAAGGTACCCGCCGTATCCGTTCTGGATCAACTGCACGAAACCCCCTTCGCGCACTTCGTCCGTAAAAAACCGGAAAGCCAGAAGCGTGTGTTGGTAACCATTTAGCTTATGCATGTTCTCTGCCGTAATGCCCCCGTCTAACACTTCCAGGTAAGCATCGGTAAACACCTTCAGAAATTCATCCATGCCTTTTTCGGCTGCCTTGATAATCTTTTGTTCGGGAATTTGAATCATATTACTTCACGTTTTATTTGTTTTTAATAAATTTTGAAGGTGTTACCTGCCGTATAAAAAACTCATCGGTGTGAAAATAGCTGGATGAAGAAAAAAAGTAGGGCTGCCACAACAATAATCAGGGAGACAATGGCAATAATTTGATATTGCCGTTTTTTTTGTGAAGAAATTTCCTCAGCTTTTTCTATTTCAACGCTTTCTATGTTCCGTAAGTATTCTTCCGTTATGCGCGGCCGCTTATGCGACCTGAATCTTCCGCCTCCGACCTCCTTTCTTTGTGTGCGGTTTAGCTCCAGCTTCTTTATCATGTCCAGCATGTGTCCTTCACCACCCATAATACTAAGTGTTTGATTGCTCACACCAAAGTTAAACAATTTCGCTGAATAACTACAAGGTTGGGAAAAAAACAGTACTTTTGCAGCAGTATTCACAAATAATATTAATCTTAAACAATGGCAATTATTAAACCATTCAAGGGTGTTCGTCCACCCAAACAATTCGTAAAAGAGGTTGCATCGCGTCCGTATGATGTGCTAAATTCTGACGAGGCCCGCCGGGAAGCCGAAGGAAATGAAAAATCGCTCTATCGAATCATTAAACCGGAAATTGAATTTCCGGTTGGAAAAGATGAACACGACGAGGATGTGTACGCGAAGGCTGCAGAGAATTTCCGGTTGTTTCAAGACAAAGGCTGGTTGGTGCAGGACGAAAAAGAAATGTATTACGTGTATGCACAGACAATGAACGGCAAGACGCAATATGGCCTGGTGGTCGGTGCTTACGTGGAAGATTACATAAACGGTAAAATCAAGAAACATGAGTTAACCCGGCGCGATAAAGAAGAAGACCGGATGAAGCATGTGCGTGTGAACGATGCCAATATTGAACCCGTATTTTTTGCTTACCATTACAATGAAGAGATTAATGCCATAATAGCGCGGATTATCAGGCAGGAAGCTGAATATGATTTTATTTCCGTAGACGGTGTAGGACACCATTTCTGGCTGATTGACAATGATACCGATATCCGCCGCATTACCGAAATTTTCGCCACTTTCCCGGCCATGTATATTGCTGATGGACACCACCGCTCCGCAGCGGCTGCCCTTGTAGGTGCTGAAAAGGCAAAGAATAATCCTTACCACAGGGGGGATGAGGAGTATAACTATTTTATGGCGGTCTGTTTTCCGGACAATCAGTTGACAATTATCGATTACAACCGGGTGGTAAAGGATTTGAACGGATTATCCCCTGACGCATTTTTGAAAAAACTGGAAAAGAATTTCCTGGTTGAGCCTACCGGTTCCGAAATACAGAAACCCGGAAACTTACACAACTTCTCGGTATATCTCGACGGACGTTCATTCAGTGTGACGGCAAAACCCGGAACCTATGACGATAACGACCCTATAGGTGCACTGGATGTAACGGTTACATCCCTCCTTATCCTGGACGAGATTTTGGGAATAAAAGACCTGCGTTCCGATAAGCGTATTGATTTCGTGGGGGGAATCCGTGGCTTGGGAGAATTGAAAAAACGGGTGGACACCGGAGAAATGGCATTGGCGATAGCACTTTATCCTGTATCCATGAAGCAGTTGATGGATATTGCTGATTCTGGCAACATCATGCCTCCCAAAACAACGTGGTTTGAACCGAAACTTCGTTCAGGCCTGGTAATCCATAAACTTTCGTAAATCACAGGGAATAATGCCCAAAGTAACAGACCGGATGGAAATGGCAAATAATGCGGTAATGATAAGAAAAGAATCGGAAAAAATTTTTACCGAAATTGTCGGACATTACCGCTATTTACATCAACATCCCGAGCTTTCCTATAAAGAAGAAAATACGGCAAGGTACATTACGGAGTTTTTGGATATCGAAAAAATTCCGTACCGCAGAAATATCGGAGGATATGGAATTCTGGCGTGGGTCGTAGGTGAAAAAGAAGGGGGTGGCAAAACTGCCGCTTTTGTTGCCGATATGGATGCTTTGCCTGTACACGAAAGAAATGATGTGCCGTATAAATCGGTGACCGATGGTATCATGCATGCCTGTGGCCACGATTCACACACGGCATCGTTGATGGGGACAGCCAAAATAGTGAATTCGCTGCGAAGTGAATTTTCCGGCACGGTATTGTTTGTGTTTCAACCTGGAGAGGAACAATCGCCCGGTGGAGCCGCCTTGATGTTAAAAGACGGCGTTTTCCGGGATTTTAACCCCGATTTCGTAATAAAACAGCATGCTTATGTGGACTTACCAGCCGGAATGGTGGCATTCCAAACCGGAACGGTAATGGCATCTGCCGATGAAATTCACATTAAGGTAAAAGGAGAGGGTGGCCACGGCGCATTACCTCATGAACTGAACGATACGGTGCTGGCTGCTTCGAACATCCTTATTGCTCTTCAACAAGTGGTAAGCCGTCGCAGAAATCCGTTTCAACCCATGACACTTTCTTTCGGGAAATTCATTGCCGACGGTGCAACCAACGTTATTCCTTCGGAAGTAGTGCTTGCCGGCTCACTCAGGTGTATGGACGAAAGCGAACGACAGAAGATGCTTGGTGTCATCCCGCAAATTATTGATTCGGTATCTGCTGCCTATGGGTGTAGCTGTGAGATTGTTATGCCTGAAGGTTATCCGTGCACCGTCAGTCATGCTGCTGTAACTGAAAAAGTACGTTCGCAGGCTATTGAATTTTTAGGCGAAGCCGGGGTTTCGGAGTACCCCGTACGCATGACAGCAGAGGATTTTGGCTTTTTTTCCCAGCAATATCCGTGCTGTTTTTATCGGTTTGGTGTGGCCGACAGAAGCGGGGCTTGCGGCAAGCTTCACTCATCCAATTTTCTCATCGACGAAAAGGCATTGTTAACCGCTTCATCGTTATTTGCTTTTATTGCTCTCGATTCACTTGAAAGGTAATAATTTATTCGTTTTTTGCTGTTAGGAACCTGTTTTTTTATATTTTTGTAAAAAAATAATCATTTTTCTAACAAATTAAAAGTATAACTATGGCTTATCATGATTTAGACGAACTGGATGGGAAAATCCTGAAACTTATTGTAAACAACGCACGAATTCCCTTTCTTGAAGTAGCCCGCGAATGTGGTGTGTCGGGTGCAGCCATTCACCAACGCGTACAGAAATTAGTCAATTTAGGCGTTATCAAGGGATCTGAATTTATCCTTGATGCTGAAAAGATAGGTTACGAAACGTGTGCTTATGTGGGGTTGTTTCTTGTATCGCCTTCGTCTTTCGATAGCGTAGTGAAAGAATTGGAGAAAATCCCCGAAGTGGTGGAGTGTTATTACACTACCGGGCAGTATGACCTGTTAATTAAAGTGTTCGCTAAAAACAACAAAGATCTACTTCGTATTATCCACAGTCAGCTTCAACCTCTTGGTCTGGCCAGAACCGAAACGTTGATGTGCTTCAAAGATGCTTTTCGCAAGAAATTGCCGATAGATTTTTCGTAAAAAAATTATTACCTGTTTTATTTCAAAGTCAGATGGTGGGCAAAAAAAAAATATTGATATTTATTTTTGTTTTTACCGGTTTGCTATTCTGTGCTGGTAATGCCGGAGTTCCAGGTAAAAAAGTGGAAGGAATAGGCAATGAAAAGCAGATTGCTGACTTTATTCTCACTAATGTTATAAGACTTTATGATGTTCCTGAACACGGATTGTTGTCGGAAACCTATCCGATAAATCCCGATCACAAAGTAAATTACCTGGCTGAGGGGAGCACTCAAAAACAAAAACAGGAAGTGTCTTTTTTATGGCCTTACTCGGGTGTGATTTCTGGAACGGTTGCCCTGTATGCTTTTACGAAGGAAAAAAAATACCTTGATCTGATGGAGAAGCGCTTGTTGCCGGGGTTGGAGAAATACTTCGATACATCGCGTCACCCCGGAGGTTATCAGTCTTATCCTATTTTTGCGGGACACAGTGATAGGTTCTATGATGATAATGTATGGCTGGCACTTGATTTTTGTACGTTCTACGCAAATACTCAAAACAAGAAATACCTCGATAAAGCACTTGAAATATATGACTTTGTTTACAGCGGATGGGACGGTAACCTGGGTGGGGGAGTTTATTGGTGTGAGCAAAAAAAAACCAGTAAAAACACCTGCTCCAATGCTCCGTCAGCCGTACTCAGTGCCAGGTTGTATCAGTTAACCGGCGATGAAAAATTCCTTTCACGTGCAGTAGAGACTTATCTCTGGACAAAAAACAATTTACTGGACCGGTCTGATTTTGTTTATTGGGATAATGTTGCGCTTGATGGAAAAATTGATAAAAGGAAATATACTTACAACAGCGGGCAAATGATCGAAGCGGGAGTTTTGCTTTACCAGATTACCGGTGACAGAACATACCTGACTGATGCTCAAAAAACAGCATCGGGAACTTATCAATATTTTACAACTGTTGAATCAACTGCGGAGGGAAGAATAGTGTTCTATCCCGATACTCCGTGGTTTAATGCAATACTTTTCAGGGGATTAAAAGCGCTTTATATCGTGGACGGAAACAAGAAATATATTCAATCCATGCTTGAAAACGCTCACTTTGCCTGGAGCAATACAGCAGATGAGCATAACCTGCTTGGAAAAGACTGGAGGAAAAAGTCGACACAACCCTATAAATGGTTGCTCGATAATGCTTGTATGATTGAACTTTTCGCCGGACTCGGCGACATTACTAAAATTAAGTGAATAAAAATGACTTCAAGGAGAAATTTTATCAAAAAAAGTGCCCTGGGGCTTACGGCCTTGGCTGTAAATCCTTCCTGGGCGAAAGGAAAAATCACAACTTCCGGCCAGGCGGGTAAATATGTGTCACGACGGCCTCCTGTTTCTGAAAGAAAATTTGTTTCAAGGGCTGTGGAAACGACCATCACAAGGGTTAAGTCCAAGATTAAAGATGAAAAATTGGCTTGGATGTTCGAGAACTGTTTTCCGAACACGTTGGATACAACCGTGAATTTTTCAATGAGAAACGGGAAACCCGATACTTTTGTAATTACGGGGGACATCGATGCCATGTGGCTTCGTGACTCCTCGGCGCAAGTTTGGCCTTATCTTCCTTTAATGAACGAAGACAATCAACTCAAACAGATGATTGCAGGCGTTGTAAACAGGCAAACGCAGTGTATACTTGTCGACCCTTATGCGAACGCATTTTATCCTAATCCTAATCCCAAAGGGGAATGGAGAACGGACAATACCGATATGAAACCCGAGGTGCACGAGCGCAAGTGGGAAATTGATTCACTTTGTTATCCTATTCGTCTGGCTTACCATTATTGGAAAACGACCAACGATACCTCGGTCTTTGATGCCGATTGGCGAAAAGCGATGGCATTGGTGTTGAAAACCTTCAGGGAACAACAACGAAAAGAAAATGAAGGGCCATATACTTTCCTACGTGTTACCGACCGCCAGTTGGATACGGTAAATAATAAGGGATTGGGGAATCCTGTGAATCCTGTCGGATTAATCGTTTCTTCGTTCCGTCCTTCGGATGATGCTACCACTTTTGGATTTCTGGTTCCTTCCAATATGTTTGCCGTAACCTCGCTGAAGCAATTGGTCGAAATTTCGGAATCGGTTACCAAGGATGCTTCTTTTGCGAAAGAGTGCAAATCCCTGGCCGACGAGGTTGATGTAGCTGTTAAGAAATATGCGGTCACCACACATCCCAACCACGGTCAAATCTACGCATTTGAAGTGGACGGATTTGGAAATTATTACCTGATGGACGATGCTAATGTCCCAAGTTTATTGGCAATTCCGTACTTGGGTGGCGAATGTGACGATGACGCTATCTACCGAAATACGCGTAATTTCGTGTTGAGCAAAGATAATCCGTATTTCTTTAAAGGAACTGCAGGGGAGGGAATTGGTGGACCACACATCGGTTATGATATGATTTGGCCCATGAGTATTATTTTGCGTGCAATTACAAGCCAGAGCGACGATGAGATTCGACATTGTATACAAATGCTTCGTGATACTGACGCCGGTACCGGATTCATGCATGAATCGTTTCATAAAAATGATCCTGCAAATTTTACACGAACATGGTTCGCATGGGTTAACACTCTTTTTGGAGAATTGATTCTTAAATTAGAGAAGGAAAATAAAATGAACCTATTAAACACTTAAAAATAAGCGTAATGAAATCAAATTCAGTGTTTCTTCTTTTGTTGCTGAGCGTTTATCTTGTTCACGCACAGGATAAATTAGAACCGGTTGATTATGTGAGTATTCTTGTAGGAACTCAATCCAAGTTTGAACTTTCCAACGGAAATACCTATCCTGTCATTGCCCTGCCGTGGGCAATGAATTTTTGGACTCCTCAGACAGGAAAAATGGGCGATGGATGGATTTACCGCTACGATGCGGATAAGATCCGCGGATTTAAGCAGACACACCAACCAAGTCCCTGGATGAACGATTATGGCCAGTTCTCGATTATGCCAATTGTTGGCAAAACGGTTTTTAACGAAGAAGAACGTGCCAGTTGGTTTTCGCACAAGGCGGAGATTGCCAAACCTTATTATTACAGCGTTTATCTGGCAGATTACGATGTGACAACCGAAATTACACCAACGGAACGCGCGGCTATTTTCCGTTTCACGTTTCCCGAAACCGAAGACGCAAACCTGATAATCGATGCTTTCAATAAAGGATCTTCGGTGGAGGTTTTGCCTGAAAAAAATGCAATTATCGGCTATACAACCCGTAATAGCGGCGGAGTCCCCGATAATTTCAAAAACCATTTTGTAATTGTTTTCGATAAGCCGTTTCGAACATATTTTGACGTAAGAGATGCAATGATCGGAAAGAAAAAAGCCGATAAAACGCAAAGCGATCATTCCGGAGCAATCGTTAAATTCAAAACACAGCGCGGCGAGCAAATAGTAGCGCGCGTTGCATCCTCTTTCATCAGTTACGATCAGGCGTGGCAAAACCTGAAAGAGGTTGAAAGCAAGAGTTTCGAAAATGTTAAGCAGGAAGGCAGAAAATCGTGGAATGAAGTATTGGGCAAAGTAGAGATTGAAGATGACAATATTGACAACAAACGCACTTTTTATTCCACCCTTTATCGTTCAACGCTCTTTCCCCGTAAGTTTTACGAAATTGATGCCCAGGGAAATGCAATACATTATAGCCCTTACAACGGGCAGGTACTCCCCGGATATATGTATACAGATACCGGATTTTGGGATACATTCCGTTCCCTGTTTCCTTTGCTGAATTTGATGTACCCGTCTGTCAACAAGGAGATTCAGGAGGGGTTGATTAATACGTACAAAGAGAGCGGCTTCCTGCCTGAATGGGCAAGTCCTGGACACCGTGGAATCATGATTGGGAACAATTCGGCTTCGGTGGTGGCCGATGCTTACCTGAAAGGGTTACGCGGCTACGATATCGAAACGCTTTATGAGGCAATGATACACGGAACGGAGAATGTACATCCGAAGGTCTCGTCTACCGGGCGGTTGGGGCATGAATATTACAATACACTTGGCTACGTTCCTTATGATGTGAAGATCAAAGAAAATGCGGCGCGCACGCTGGAATACGCGTATGCCGACTGGACAATTTATAAATTGGCCAAAGCCTTGAACCGTCCCCAGGCGGAGATCGACCTATACGCGAAACGTTGCCAAAATTACCGTAATTTGTATTCACCTGAGTACAAACTGATGAGGGGCAAGAACAAGGACGGAACGTTTCAGTCGCCTTTCAGCCCCACGAAATGGGGGGATGCATTTACCGAAGGCAACAGTTGGCACTACACCTGGTCGGTATTTCACGATCCGCAAGGATTGATCGATCTGATGGGTGGAAACAAGGAATTTGTGAATATGCTGGATTCTGTTTTCAAGATGCCACCGGTTTTTGACGATAGCTATTACGGATTTCCTATTCACGAAATCCGGGAGATGCAGATTATGAATATGGGGCAGTATGCTCACGGGAATCAACCCATTCAGCACATGGTATACCTCTACAATTATGCAGGAGAACCCTGGAAAACCCAATACTGGGCGCGTGAAGTGATGAATAAACTTTATACGCCCGCTCCCGACGGTTATTGCGGTGATGAAGATAACGGGCAAACGTCGGCATGGTATGTTTTTTCTGCTATGGGATTTTACCCGGTTTGTCCGGGAAGCGATGAATATATCCTGGGGTCACCGTTGTTTGAGAAAATAACCGTTCACCTGGAAAACGGGAGAAAACTACTGATAAATTCTCCAGGGAACAGTAAGTCAACTCGTTACATTTCGGACTTTAGATTGAACGGAAAAACGTATACCAAAAACTACGTGAAGCATCAGGATTTGATGGAAGGAGCCAGAATTGATGTGAAGATGTCGGATAAACCGAACAGGACAAGGGGAATCCGAAAGTCCGATTTTCCGTATTCGTTTTCCAACGAGAATAAATAACAAAAAAAGTGCTGAAATTTACTTCAGCACTTTTTCTTTGTCTATTTTCAAATTCTTCCCTGCCGGGTGAGAAACTTTCACAAAGATATTGTTGAATTCGAAAACAAACGGCTTGAATCTTGTTAGGTCCCAAATCCATTCGCTGAGCTCCACCGTAGTGACACCTTGATGGATAATGTCCAGTTGCTTGGCAGCGGCATACGACAAGTCGATGATTTTATTTCTGGAGTATGGGCCGCGATCGGTTACTTCCACCAGTACCTTCTTTCCGTTTTTCGGATTTATCACTTCCAGTATGGTCCCAAACGGATAGGTTTTGTGAGCGCAAGTGAGGCTGTCTCTATGGTAGGGTATGCCACTTGATGTTTTCCGGCCGTGAAACTTGTCGGCATAATAGGACGCTCCTCCTTTTTGCTGTGCAAAAACAGGGCTATTTAATGTGTTTATAAACAGAATGATAATAAAAAAGAACGACTTTTTCATTGTCTCTTGTTTTGATTTTCACACTGCAAATGTATAAAAAAAATGAGAGTCTCCCATTTTTTTTATTTTTTTTGCCCATAAAGATACCAGATCATTTTTTATCGTGGTTATCTGCAGGCTCACAAACCAGATCCGGAGATGCAGGAGATATTGGGAAGATTGACGCGTTAACCCGTAGAAAAGAAAAAAGGAAAGTATTAAAACTTTCCTTCAGTAGTTGCGGAGATAGGACTTGAACCTATGACCTTTGGGTTATGAGCCCAACGAGCTACCAACTGCTCCACTCCGCGATATGTTTTCATTAATTGAGGTGCAAAGATACAATGTTTTTATTTATAAAACAAGTTTTTTGTATTTCTTTTTTTTTCTGCGACAAAATATGTACTTTTGGTATAAATTTCAAAACCATGTCCGACAGTCTTGTAATTATACCCACGTACAACGAAAAAGAAAACATCGAGAACATTATCCGTACCGTTTTTGGTTTGTCAAAGCCATTTGACATACTGGTTATAGACGATGGGTCGCCCGATGGAACCGCAACCATTGTACGCCATTTGGCAGAAACGGAATTTTCAACCCGGCTTTTTATTCAGGAGCGGTCAGGAAAGTTGGGTTTGGGAACCGCTTATATTCATGGCTTCAAATGGGCTTTAGATCATTCGTACGATTATATTTTTGAGATGGATGCCGATTTTTCCCACAATCCCGACGACTTGCTAAGGCTCTATTCTGCCTGTCACGATGAAGGGTTCGATATGTCGGTGGGATCCCGCTATTGCAGCGGTGTAAATGTAGTTAACTGGCCTATAGGACGTGTCTTGATGTCCTATTTCGCGTCGAAATATGTTCAAATAATAACAGGCGTAGCTATTAAGGATACTACTGCTGGATTTGTATGTTACAAACGAAGGGTATTGGAGGCCATCAACCTGGATGAGATAAAATTCAAAGGCTATGCATTTCAGATCGAGATGAAATATACGGCCTACGCATTGGGATTCAAAATAAAAGAAGTGTCGGTCATATTTGTTAATCGTCAGTTGGGGACCTCCAAAATGAACAGCAGCATTTTTGGGGAAGCTTTTTTTGGTGTCATGAATTTGCGCTGGAGAAAAATATCGGGCAACATTAAACCCAAACAATTATGAAACTTATCCATAAGGCAATCCTTATTAACGAAGGCCGTTCCTTTACGGGTTCTGTACTTGTAGAAGGAGACAGGATTTCGAAAGTATTTGAGAACGAAGTCCCCGAAATTATCCTTCAGCAGTGCGGTGAAATTATCGATGCAAGGGGCTTGTACCTTATTCCCGGGGTATTGGATGATCAGGTGCATTTTCGTGATCCCGGACTTACGCACAAGGGTGATATTTATTCGGAGAGCAGGGCCGCTGTCGCTGGAGGCGTAACCTCGTTTATGGAAATGCCCAATACCAACCCGCAAACCGTGACGATAGATGCTTTGCACGAAAAGTTTGATCTGGCCGCACAAAAATCCATTGCCAATTATTCGTTTTACCTGGGTGCCACCAACGACAACATCAAGGAACTGAAAAAAGTCGACAAAAAGAACGTTTGCGGGGTGAAAGTGTTTATGGGCGCTTCTACCGGAAACATGCTGGTAGACAACGCAAAAACACTGCAGCGGATCTTTGCCGAAGTAGATTCGCTAATTGCCACGCATTGCGAGAACGAGGAAATTATCCGTGACAATGTGGATGCCTACAGGAAGCGGTTCGGAGAAGATATTCCTGTTCTGTACCATCCGCTTATCCGCAGTGAAGAAGCATGCTTCCGCTCTTCGGCACAAGCTGCGGAACTCGCTGACAAGTACGGTTCCCGCCTGCATGTGTTGCATCTTTCCACTGCCAGGGAAATGAGTTTGTTCAGTAAGTCGTCTGTAAAAGACAAAAAAATAACAGCAGAAGTATGCGTTCATCACCTTTGGTTTACCGATGAGGATTATGCCCGGTTGGGCACACGCATCAAATGGAATCCGGCGATAAAAACGCGTGCAGACCGTGATGCCTTGCGTTCTGCGCTGATATCGGGAAAGCTGGATATTGTGGCAACTGATCATGCTCCGCATTTGTTGAGCGAGAAAGAGGGCGGTTGCCTGAAAGCTTCCTCTGGCGGGCCGTTGGTTCAACACTCCCTGCAGGCTATGTTGGAGTTGTCGTTACAAGGGCTCTGGTCGAAAGAATTTGTTGTGGAAAAAATGTGCCATGCGCCTGCAGAACTTTTTCAGGTGAGAGGCCGGGGATATATCCGCGAAGGATATTTTGCCGACCTGGTGCTTGTGAATCCTGATAAACTCTATACCGTAGGCAAAAACAATATCCTGTACAAATGTGGTTGGTCGCCGTTCGAAGGTGAAACTTTCCGGCACAGCATCGAGAAAACGTTTGTGAACGGGAATCTGGTGTTTGATAACGGCAATGTAGTTGAATCGGCTTCGGGGGAAGCATTGACGTTCGACCGGTAAATCCATGTGAGGTTATGGCCCCTATGTGACAATAATTTTATATCTTTGCGCGAAATCAAGAATAAATAACTGTGAAATTTTTATTTACCGTACAGGGCGAGGGCAGGGGACACTTTACGCAATCGCTCGCATTGGCGTCTATGTTAAGAAAACACGGACACGAAGTGGTGGCCGTATTGGTGGGTAAAGACGACTCGCGACAAATTCCCCGGTTTTATCTCGATAAAATCAATGCGCCTGTTTTTGATTTTAGAAGCCCTAATTTCACCGCATTATACAAACAAAAACGGCCAAACCTCGTATTGAGCGTCATTGGTAATTTTTCGCAATCGTTCATCTTTCGGAAAAGCATTCTTTTCGTCAAATCCAAGATAGAGGAATATCGTCCCGACGCGGTGGTCAATTTTTATGAAATGGTTACCGGAGTGGCTTTTAGAACCTATCGGTTTGATAAGAAGTTAAATGTTCAATTAATCAGCATCGCACACCAGTACATGCTGCTGAATCCGAAATACAAAACCACCAGCGAACAGGACATCAAGTATTATTTTCTTCGGATGATAACGAAGGTTACCTGCCAGTGTTCGTCCAAAATCTTGGCACTTTCGTTCCGTGATATGCCCGGAAGCATTGAGAAGAACCTGGTGGTTGTTCCGCCACTGCTCAGACAGGAGGTCTTTGAAAATGAACCCTCCGACGGAGATTATATCCACGGCTATATGATCAATACCGGATATTACGAGGAAGTGCTGGACTGGCACACTAAAAACCCCCACATTCCGCTGCGCTTCTTCTGGGACAAGAAGGATGCCGATGAGGTGACGGTGATAGACGAAAACCTGATACTGTATCGCATCGATGACGATCTTTTCCTGAAAAGTATGGCGGGCAGTATGGCATATTCCACCACCTCGGGATTTGAGTCGGTGTGCGAGGCACTCTATTACAAAAAACCCATTCTGATGATTCCCGTACACGTGGAGCAGGAGTTTAATGCTTATGATGCCAGCCTTTCCGGAGCGGGAATAAGCAGTACGAAATTTAAACTGAACAAACTGTTGAACTTTATACCGCATTACCGGCCCGATGAAAACTTCCGGGATTGGGTGCATCAGGCGGAAGAACGGTTTATCCGGGAGATCTGCGGCACCAACTAAAAAAGCCCTTAGCCGGGCGGCTAAAGGCTTTTGGTGAAAGAGCCACAAGCGAGATTCGAACTCGCGACCGACGCGTTACGAATGCGTTACTCTACCTACTGAGCTATTGTGGCAACGTTTCGGGTTGCAAAATTATAAAAAATAACCGAAACCGACTAAAATTACATCAAGTTTTTATCGTACGAACGCACTTAGGCTTAATTCCCAAAACAAATCTTTATCGAAAGCATACAATTTGTTGTTTCTCATAAACATATTGGGTGATGCCCGAAATTTCATTAACGCTTTTCCCGAATAATCACAAACGGTGAACTCTTTTTCATCGTTAGTCAGGAATTTATAATTGCCGTTATCGATTGTTTTTTTGAAAACATCCTTCTTGTCATACGTTATTAGTGTTTCTAAACTGTCAGTCAGCGAGA
This portion of the Petrimonas sulfuriphila genome encodes:
- a CDS encoding hydrolase gives rise to the protein MVGKKKILIFIFVFTGLLFCAGNAGVPGKKVEGIGNEKQIADFILTNVIRLYDVPEHGLLSETYPINPDHKVNYLAEGSTQKQKQEVSFLWPYSGVISGTVALYAFTKEKKYLDLMEKRLLPGLEKYFDTSRHPGGYQSYPIFAGHSDRFYDDNVWLALDFCTFYANTQNKKYLDKALEIYDFVYSGWDGNLGGGVYWCEQKKTSKNTCSNAPSAVLSARLYQLTGDEKFLSRAVETYLWTKNNLLDRSDFVYWDNVALDGKIDKRKYTYNSGQMIEAGVLLYQITGDRTYLTDAQKTASGTYQYFTTVESTAEGRIVFYPDTPWFNAILFRGLKALYIVDGNKKYIQSMLENAHFAWSNTADEHNLLGKDWRKKSTQPYKWLLDNACMIELFAGLGDITKIK
- a CDS encoding amidohydrolase; translated protein: MANNAVMIRKESEKIFTEIVGHYRYLHQHPELSYKEENTARYITEFLDIEKIPYRRNIGGYGILAWVVGEKEGGGKTAAFVADMDALPVHERNDVPYKSVTDGIMHACGHDSHTASLMGTAKIVNSLRSEFSGTVLFVFQPGEEQSPGGAALMLKDGVFRDFNPDFVIKQHAYVDLPAGMVAFQTGTVMASADEIHIKVKGEGGHGALPHELNDTVLAASNILIALQQVVSRRRNPFQPMTLSFGKFIADGATNVIPSEVVLAGSLRCMDESERQKMLGVIPQIIDSVSAAYGCSCEIVMPEGYPCTVSHAAVTEKVRSQAIEFLGEAGVSEYPVRMTAEDFGFFSQQYPCCFYRFGVADRSGACGKLHSSNFLIDEKALLTASSLFAFIALDSLER
- a CDS encoding Lrp/AsnC ligand binding domain-containing protein translates to MAYHDLDELDGKILKLIVNNARIPFLEVARECGVSGAAIHQRVQKLVNLGVIKGSEFILDAEKIGYETCAYVGLFLVSPSSFDSVVKELEKIPEVVECYYTTGQYDLLIKVFAKNNKDLLRIIHSQLQPLGLARTETLMCFKDAFRKKLPIDFS
- a CDS encoding DUF1015 domain-containing protein, with protein sequence MAIIKPFKGVRPPKQFVKEVASRPYDVLNSDEARREAEGNEKSLYRIIKPEIEFPVGKDEHDEDVYAKAAENFRLFQDKGWLVQDEKEMYYVYAQTMNGKTQYGLVVGAYVEDYINGKIKKHELTRRDKEEDRMKHVRVNDANIEPVFFAYHYNEEINAIIARIIRQEAEYDFISVDGVGHHFWLIDNDTDIRRITEIFATFPAMYIADGHHRSAAAALVGAEKAKNNPYHRGDEEYNYFMAVCFPDNQLTIIDYNRVVKDLNGLSPDAFLKKLEKNFLVEPTGSEIQKPGNLHNFSVYLDGRSFSVTAKPGTYDDNDPIGALDVTVTSLLILDEILGIKDLRSDKRIDFVGGIRGLGELKKRVDTGEMALAIALYPVSMKQLMDIADSGNIMPPKTTWFEPKLRSGLVIHKLS
- a CDS encoding DMP19 family protein — encoded protein: MIQIPEQKIIKAAEKGMDEFLKVFTDAYLEVLDGGITAENMHKLNGYQHTLLAFRFFTDEVREGGFVQLIQNGYGGYLFDNPAAKALKSMGAKGLSKILYKAKEIYDSHRAELERDTTEEEFMAMYEQFEQFDELEEKYMEIEEEETSVIAAYVDENMEDFAEVVK